The genomic region TCATGATTTAGGGCGCAGGCGGTAACCGATACCGTAGACCGTTTCGATCCAGTCATGGGCGGCGATCGCCTCCAAACGGCGACGCAGCCGTCGGACTAAGGTGGAAACTGCATTGCTTTCCGGTTCGCTTCCCCAACTCCACAACGACAGTTCGATCTGTTCTCGGGTGAGGATTTGCTGGGGATGGCGTAGAAAATATTCGAGCAGTTGGAATTCCCGAACGGAGAGTTCGACACGGCGATCGCCGCGCGCGACGGTAAGGGTATTTAAGTGCAGGTGCAGATCCGCCAGAGAAAGACTATCTCCCTGCCACAGGGGCGATCGACGGCCCAAAGCGCGCACTCGGGCGAGCAATTCCACCAAATCCACAGGTTTGACCAGGTAATCGTCCGCACCGGAATCTAAGCCGATCACTTTATCGGCGGTCGTATCTTTCGCCGTCAACATCAATACAGGCGAGGTTTTACCCAGCGATCGATAGTGCTGGCAGAGACAGACTCCACTCATTTTCGGCAGCATCCAGTCTAGAATTAACAGGT from Oxynema aestuarii AP17 harbors:
- the rppA gene encoding two-component system response regulator RppA, whose protein sequence is MRLLLVEDDPEQLEPIQTALSQAGHIVDAIGDGETAGWLIGEKDYDLLILDWMLPKMSGVCLCQHYRSLGKTSPVLMLTAKDTTADKVIGLDSGADDYLVKPVDLVELLARVRALGRRSPLWQGDSLSLADLHLHLNTLTVARGDRRVELSVREFQLLEYFLRHPQQILTREQIELSLWSWGSEPESNAVSTLVRRLRRRLEAIAAHDWIETVYGIGYRLRPKS